The following are encoded together in the bacterium genome:
- a CDS encoding TolC family protein, giving the protein MAAVLAVAVATLTGCAQYHAAPFTAEERAAAFDARTLDDPDLRAFLEAHLDQPLPLAAWNFTALTLVAVYFHPDLDVARAQWATAEAARITAGEFPNPSISVYPAFDTSRASPSPWLVTATLDVPIETAGKRHYRLSQAAHLSEAARLAIATVAWDVRSRLRRALVALYAASATVGLVERQRATQAVVVERLEAQLREGAVSPFDVAQARIGLDASQLALREAQRQYVDARAQVATALGVPAQALEHVDLALEGFADLPTELLAADLRREALLGRSDILSALRAYAAAEAALQLEIAKQYPDVHLNPGYEFDQGDNKWGFGLSLTLPAFNQNQGPIAEAEARRRAAAQQFVALQARVIGEVDRTRAVYRAALEKVATADTLVAHTTAQERTVREMIAAGELAGLTRYTTQLELIQNQIARLDAVVRGQEALGQLEDALQRPFDVSDPVWLAAPRREVAGNE; this is encoded by the coding sequence GTGGCGGCGGTCCTCGCCGTCGCGGTGGCGACGCTGACCGGGTGCGCGCAGTACCACGCCGCGCCGTTCACCGCGGAGGAGCGGGCGGCCGCGTTCGACGCGCGCACCCTGGACGATCCCGACCTGCGGGCGTTCCTCGAGGCGCACCTGGACCAACCGCTGCCGCTCGCGGCCTGGAACTTCACCGCGCTGACGCTGGTGGCGGTGTATTTCCATCCCGATCTCGACGTCGCCCGGGCGCAGTGGGCGACCGCGGAAGCGGCGCGCATCACGGCCGGCGAATTCCCGAATCCGAGCATCAGCGTGTATCCCGCCTTCGACACCTCGCGCGCCTCGCCCTCGCCGTGGCTGGTCACCGCGACCCTCGACGTCCCGATCGAGACCGCGGGCAAGCGCCACTACCGACTCTCGCAGGCCGCGCACCTCTCCGAGGCGGCGCGGCTGGCGATCGCCACCGTCGCGTGGGACGTGCGCAGCCGCCTGCGGCGGGCGCTGGTCGCCCTCTACGCCGCCTCGGCCACCGTGGGTCTCGTCGAGCGGCAGCGGGCGACGCAGGCGGTGGTGGTGGAGCGGCTCGAGGCGCAATTGCGCGAGGGGGCGGTGTCGCCGTTCGACGTCGCGCAGGCGCGCATCGGCCTGGATGCGAGCCAGCTCGCGCTGCGCGAGGCGCAGCGGCAGTACGTGGATGCGCGCGCCCAGGTCGCGACCGCCCTCGGCGTGCCCGCACAGGCGCTCGAGCACGTCGACCTCGCGCTGGAGGGCTTCGCCGATCTCCCGACGGAGCTGCTCGCCGCCGATCTACGCCGCGAGGCGCTGCTCGGCCGCTCCGACATCCTCAGCGCGCTGCGCGCCTACGCGGCCGCCGAGGCGGCGCTGCAGCTCGAGATCGCGAAGCAGTATCCGGACGTGCACCTGAACCCGGGGTACGAGTTCGATCAGGGGGACAACAAATGGGGCTTCGGCCTGTCACTGACGCTGCCCGCTTTCAATCAGAATCAGGGGCCGATCGCCGAGGCGGAGGCCCGGCGCCGTGCCGCCGCGCAGCAGTTCGTGGCCCTGCAGGCGCGCGTGATCGGGGAGGTCGACCGCACGCGGGCCGTCTATCGCGCGGCGTTGGAGAAGGTGGCGACCGCCGACACCCTGGTCGCCCACACCACGGCGCAGGAGCGGACCGTGCGCGAGATGATCGCCGCCGGCGAGTTGGCGGGACTGACCCGGTACACCACCCAACTGGAGCTGATCCAGAACCAGATCGCGCGGCTCGACGCCGTGGTGCGCGGGCAGGAAGCCCTGGGGCAACTCGAGGACGCGCTGCAGCGTCCGTTCGACGTGTCGGACCCCGTGTGGCTGGCGGCGCCGCGACGCGAGGTGGCGGGGAATGAGTAG